One region of Quercus lobata isolate SW786 chromosome 2, ValleyOak3.0 Primary Assembly, whole genome shotgun sequence genomic DNA includes:
- the LOC115976152 gene encoding xaa-Pro dipeptidase, which yields MASSSLSPPGVPMELHVTNREKLLSCLRHDLSHSSRPLHGFVFLQGGDEQTRHDTDHIELFRQESFFAYLFGVREPGFYGAIDIATGNSILFAPRLPSDYAVWMGEIKPLSHFKERYMVSMVYYTDEITGVLHDQFQGSGKPLLFLLHGLNTDSNNYAKPAEFEGVDKFEKDLKTLHPILTECRVLKSDKELALIQFANDISSEAHVEVMRKTRVGMKEYQLESVFLHHTYMYGGCRHCSYTCICATGENSSVLHYGHAAAPNDRALEDGDMALLDMGAEYHFYGSDITCSFPVNGKFTSDQSLIYNAVLDAHDAVISTMKPGVNWVDMHLLAEKIILESLKKGCIIVGNVDDMMAERLGAVFMPHGLGHFLGIDTHDPGGYLKGLERRKEPGLRSLRTVRELQEGMVITVEPGCYFIDALLLPAMESSNTSRFFNQEVIGRFKCFGGVRIESDVHVTASGCKNMTKCPRKIWEIEAVMAGEPWPLVKTL from the exons ATGGCTTCgtcatctctctctcctccgGGAGTTCCGATGGAGCTCCACGTCACCAACCGAGAGAAGCTTCTCAGTTGTCTTCGCCATGACCTCTCTCACTCCTCTCGTCCTCTCCACGGCTTCGTCTTCCTTCAG GGAGGCGATGAACAAACGCGCCACGATACTGATCACATCGAACTCTTcag GCAGGAGAGTTTCTTTGCTTACTTGTTTGGAGTCAGAGAACCTGGCTTCTATGGAGCTATT GACATTGCGACTGGGAACTCAATCCTGTTCGCTCCTCGATTACCTTCAGATTATGCTGTTTGGATGGGAGAAATAAAGCCATTATCCCATTTTAAG GAAAGGTACATGGTTAGCATGGTGTACTACACTGATGAGATCACAGGAGTTTTGCATGACCAATTCCAAGGATCTGGTAAACCTTTGTTGTTTCTGTTGCATGGGCTTAACACTGACAGCAATAACTATGCAAAACCAGCAGAGTTTGAG GGTGTGGATAAGTTTGAGAAGGATTTGAAAACCTTGCATCCAATTTTGACTGAATGCCGTGTTTTGAAGTCGGATAAGGAGCTTGCCCTCATCCAGTTTGCCAATGATATAAGCTCTGAAGCTCATGTTGAG GTCATGAGAAAAACTAGAGTGGGAATGAAAGAGTATCAGTTGGAAAGCGTGTTTCTTCACCACACCTATATGTATGGTGGCTGTAGGCACTGTTCTTACACATGTATTTGCGCTACTGGTGAAAATAG TTCTGTGCTGCACTATGGGCATGCAGCGGCTCCAAATGACAGG GCTTTGGAAGATGGAGATATGGCATTGCTTGATATGGGAGCTGAATACCATTTTTATGGTTCTGACATAACTTGTTCATTTCCT GTGAATGGGAAGTTCACTAGTGATCAGTCACTCATATACAAT GCTGTACTTGATGCACATGATGCTGTAATATCTACAATGAAACCTGGAGTAAACTGGGTGGATATGCACTT ATTAGCAGAGAAAATTATACTTGAGTCATTGAAGAAAGGATGCATCATTGTTGG CAATGTCGATGATATGATGGCTGAACGATTGGGTGCCGTTTTCATGCCTCATGGTCTTGGGCATTTCCTTGGTATTGATACACATGATCCTGGGGGCTACTTAAAG GGGCTGGAGAGACGAAAAGAACCTGGATTGAGGTCTTTACGTACAGTTAGAGAGCTCCAAGAGGGGATG GTGATAACAGTAGAGCCTGGATGCTACTTCATTGATGCTTTGTTGCTTCCAGCCATGGAAAGTTCAAATACTTCAAGATTCTTCAATCAAGAAGTAATTGGCAGATTTAAATGCTTTGGTGGGGTTCGAATTGAAAGTGATGTG cATGTTACTGCCAGTGGTTGCAAGAACATGACAAAGTGTCCCCGGAAAATATGGGAGATCGAAGCAGTGATGGCAGGAGAACCATGGCCACTCGTTAAGACCCTATAG
- the LOC115976151 gene encoding receptor-like protein EIX2: protein MAHKVSDFSDNFFWNGTVYEIFGPEGRMNRSGILGAVSSVDSVNVIVGWKGNVYEYGKNFGEMRSIDLANNKLTGKIPDEICSLIELKALNLSGNMLTGMIPQNIGQLEQLESLDLSRNRLFGSLPASMVALHYLGYLNLSYNEFSGRIPTSTQLQSFDSDRFIGNLGLCGPLLIEKCPEDVTSNTNRSENYQEDGDEFWRCLYIGTGLGFIVGFWGVSGSLMLNRSWRHSYFLLMTNLKDWLYVTIVLHTTRLQKMFHS, encoded by the coding sequence ATGGCACACAAAGTTTCAGATTTTAGCGACAACTTCTTTTGGAATGGCACTGTATATGAAATTTTCGGTCCAGAAGGTCGCATGAATCGTTCTGGGATCTTAGGCGCTGTCAGTAGTGTCGATAGTGTCAATGTAATTGTTGGTTGGAAAGGGAATGTGTATGAGTACGGAAAGAATTTCGGAGAAATGAGGAGCATTGATCTTGCAAACAACAAATTGACCGGAAAAATTCCAGATGAGATATGCAGCCTCATAGAATTAAAAGCATTAAATCTATCAGGAAACATGTTGACTGGAATGATTCCACAAAACATTGGTCAATTGGAGCAATTGGAATCTTTGGATTTGTCAAGAAATCGGTTATTTGGTTCATTACCTGCTAGCATGGTTGCTTTACATTACTTGGGCTACCTAAACTTGTCCTACAATGAATTTTCAGGAAGAATTCCAACAAGCACTCAACTCCAGTCATTCGATTCTGACAGATTCATTGGTAATCTTGGACTTTGTGGACCTTTACTTATAGAAAAGTGCCCAGAAGATGTAACATCCAACACTAATCGCAGTGAAAACTATCAAGAAGATGGAGATGAATTCTGGAGATGTCTTTATATTGGTACAGGGCTTGGATTCATTGTTGGTTTTTGGGGAGTCTCTGGCTCTTTGATGTTAAACCGTTCTTGGAGACATTCATATTTCCTATTGATGACCAACCTGAAGGATTGGTTGTATGTGACAATAGTACTGCATACTACAAGATTGCAGAAGATGTTTCACAGCTAG